One window of Hydractinia symbiolongicarpus strain clone_291-10 chromosome 3, HSymV2.1, whole genome shotgun sequence genomic DNA carries:
- the LOC130636455 gene encoding peroxisomal biogenesis factor 19-like: MAEISSEQKKSDESLEKKDKEIEEDDLDALLDEALEDFDKPVPSTESTTGTKAGNDSKVEPHPASVHAPGNNPNNDPLFEALWKDDSLMKMADGFSDVLEQMSKEDPEMMAEFKKFKDNIGSTANSSEAQEPTNIDENFAKTLNEMSKNLQGLNTSDGEAGFEDMLKQLQGEMGGMPTEGMMPDGDSFMSMMHGMMQNLLTKDLLYPSLKEIKDKYPSWLEKNENKISKAELEKYKGQELVVAKLCLLFEQEKDTDSDAVKTERMDKVMELMQKMQEYGHPPADMMTEVVGEGEQATPPPPPECSIM; this comes from the exons ATGGCGGAGATTAGCAGTGAACAGAAAAAGTCTGACGAATCTTTAGAAAAAAAGGATAAAGAAATCGAAGAGGACGATTTAGATGCATTACTTGACG AAGCGCTAGAAGATTTCGACAAGCCAGTGCCATCAACCGAATCAACAACCGGCACAAAAGCAGGAAATGACTCAAAGGTGGAACCCCATCCAGCGAGTGTGCATGCTCCTGGAAACAATCCTAATAATGATCCATTGTTTGAAGCTTTGTGGAAAGACGATTCGTTGATGAAAATGGCTGATGGTTTTTCTGATGTGTTGGAACAAATGTCGAAGGAAGATCCCGAAATGATGGCtgagtttaaaaagtttaaagataATATTGGAAGTACTGCAAATT CTAGTGAAGCTCAAGAACCCACTAATATTGATGAAAATTTCGCAAAGACATTAAATGAGATGAGTAAAAACTTACAAGGATTGAAT aCATCTGATGGTGAGGCAGGCTTTGAAGACATGCTGAAGCAACTGCAAGGTGAAATGGGAGGTATGCCAACGGAAGGTATGATGCCTGATGGAGATTCTTTTATGTCGATGATGCATGGCATGATGCAGAACCTATTGACCAAAGATTTGTTGTATCCGTCACTAAAGGAAATAAAAGATAAG TATCCATCATGGCTTGAGAAAAACGAGAACAAAATTTCCAAAGCTGAGCTCGAGAAGTACAAAGGTCAGGAACTAGTTGTGGCTAAGTTATGTCTGCTATTCGAGCAGGAAAAAGATACTGATAGCGACGCTGTGAAAACAGAAAGAATGGATAAAGTCATGGAACTTATGCAGaag ATGCAGGAGTATGGCCACCCTCCTGCAGATATGATGACAGAAGTT gtTGGTGAAGGAGAGCAAGCCACACCCCCACCTCCACCAGAGTGCTCAATCATGTAA
- the LOC130636992 gene encoding uncharacterized protein LOC130636992 codes for MLLKVEGPCYCYFRVNPRINKYYLKFFEVEKVSVFSQPRAVKFTNQRRFASVVTFGLNIAEDCCVTKQKQGINMKLSKTLTDVISKILETVGTQKSTYYTNLANYVPVNADLTEVAILPNILVWDPISHLSDKELHCPHCMQDDNKKSKLDVTGEWDKGLTSGRSPRIIWDFNWHLALIGRMYQCSYKHKMVSYHSGILNQIHHEDVPFVLSHDSGMMKTVFDSIVRLVENGNNFAAIERILSGSFLDHYFRSFGKLKTLGIPPYKNHFKSISPSDNLIKKCFVMHYQGNVEHFDWHFHHVQVKMLSCDHTFKCAANIGYEKNGRWVMQFDSVFIILNEMGKVKNFRLTKGTSFEVISSLFEKIAVQAELVESICIDNCCHWRNKLQEIFPKCSVKLDLFHAIQRLTKTLSKKHPFFHDVCREVGLIFRQANDLGTSRKKSTASIEQINNCLDCFVKKWQNINYNGWNIFNANFYKEVKNLKHHISLGCVSNIQVGMGTNRNERLHRELKSLVKRNKLGVQTAISLLAQMFYIHNCRIDGHMVAPPIWSIEKNLGNILPMHSLTDQFNECHAKIDAVDLAYESLLLDKSNGPTDHNYTKDAQTSGTITLAKVLLHISSKITKELSTRLYRYQGYSTVPTENWSPLQYYQACQKAQSMKPETLQEVLTSMQLTLRPSTGCIYNDLFNVMKDLSTKEELPKEMCDFINGSLSQDGGITSFKTFLANHLQEFKSTSRYNNCIEGEVLDNSMSMLDNYQIGILTFGDAFGISVVVIPSCLDIPILPLIAKDSVVSKPVFVLYDGVKDAFFILEEQIQGPSEQNEIHCSCGKNDKDLKKRCVYNYRCKCFRAGIDCSLKCTCKGCHNSRPSKAGQKRRRRTQPVLSCTPVWSSFDFLHQSDYTPAAAPVTTVQHFLLESCLFFLLDELKSPFTNLVNGFVSEKLFIRYQQACKDFVSLDSELLQQLSALEKVSLENWIKGRKRKSNQMHQLVTSLVVEEPQT; via the exons ATGCTTTTAAAAGTGGAGGGCCCATGCTACTGCTACTTTAGAGTCAACCCGAGGATCAACAAATATTACTTAAAGTTTTTTGAAGTTGAAAAAGTCAGTGTTTTTAGCCAACCTAGAGCTGTGAAATTCACAAATCAGCGG CGTTTCGCCAGCGTGGTCACTTTCGGGTTGAACATTGCCGAAGATTGTTGTgtgacaaaacaaaaacaag GTATCAATATGAAATTATCAAAAACATTGACTGATGTCATTAGCAaaattttggaaactgttggtaccCAGAAATCAACATATTACACTAACCTTGCTAATTATGTTCCAGTTAATGCTGATTTAACGGAAGTAGCAATATTGCCTAATATTCTTGTATGGGATCCAATATCTCATCTATCAGACAAAGAATTGCACTGCCCCCATTGTATGCAAGATGAcaataaaaaatcaaagttgGATGTCACTGGAGAATGGGATAAAGGTTTGACTTCTGGTAGATCTCCTCGTATCATCTGGGATTTCAACTGGCACTTAGCTTTGATTGGAAGAATGTACCAGTGCTCATATAAACACAAAATGGTGTCATATCACTCAGGGATATTGAACCAAATTCACCATGAAGATGTACCATTCGTACTCAGTCATGATAGCGGCATGATgaaaactgtttttgacagTATAGTTCGCTTGGTTGAGAATGGAAATAATTTTGCAGCTATTGAAAGAATATTGAGTGGATCATTTTTGGATCACTATTTTCGATCATTtggaaagttaaaaacattggGAATTCCTCCTTATAAGAACCATTTTAAATCGATATCACCAAGTGATAACttaataaaaaagtgttttgttATGCATTATCAAGGGAATGTTGAGCACTTTGATTGGCATTTTCACCATGTACAAGTTAAAATGTTGTCATGCGATCACACTTTTAAGTGTGCAGCCAACATTGGTTATGAAAAGAATGGACGTTGGGTGATGCAATTTGATAGTGTTTTCATCATCTTGAATGAAATGgggaaagttaaaaattttcgcTTAACTAAAGGAACCTCATTTGAAGTTATTTCCTCCTTATTTGAAAAGATAGCAGTTCAAGCTGAATTAGTTGAATCTATCTGTATAGATAACTGTTGTCATTGGCGAAACAAGCTCCAAGAGATTTTTCCAAAATGTAGTGTGAAACTAGATTTGTTTCATGCAATTCAGCGACTTACCAAGACCCTCTCTAAAAAACATCCATTTTTCCATGATGTGTGTAGAGAGGTAGGCTTGATTTTTCGGCAGGCAAATGATTTGGGAACGAGTAGAAAGAAATCAACAGCAAGCATTGAACAAATCAATAACTGTCTGGATTGCTTTGTAAAGAAATGGCAAAACATCAATTACAATGGTTGGAATATTTTCAATGCAAATTTTTACAAGGAAGTGAAAAATCTCAAACATCACATTTCTCTTGGATGCGTTTCTAATATTCAAGTGGGTATGGGGACCAACAGGAATGAACGTTTGCATAGGGAATTGAAAAGTcttgtaaaaagaaataaactggGAGTACAAACAGCCATTTCTCTTCTTGCCCAAATGTTTTACATTCATAATTGCCGAATTGATGGTCATATGGTTGCACCTCCAATTTGGAGCATAGAGAAAAACTTAGGTAATATACTTCCAATGCATTCATTGACAGATCAATTTAATGAATGTCATGCAAAGATTGATGCTGTTGATCTTGCCTATGAAAGCTTGCTGTTGGATAAATCAAATGGACCCACAGATCATAATTATACAAAGGATGCTCAAA ctagTGGAACAATAACTCTTGCTAAAGTGCTTTTACATATAAGTAGCAAGATAACCAAAGAACTCTCAACTCGACTTTATCGATACCAAGGCTACTCAACTGTTCCAACTGAGAACTGGAGCCCACTTCAATATTATCAGGCTTGTCAAAAAGCACAATCCATGAAGCCAGAAACACTCCAGGAAGTTTTAACTAGCATGCAGTTGACTTTGAGACCATCTACAGGATGCATTTACAATGACCTATTCAATGTGATGAAGGATTTATCTACTAAAGAAGAACTGCCAAAGGAAATGTGTGATTTCATCAATGGATCATTGTCACAAGACGGAGGAATAACttcctttaaaacttttttagccAACCATCTTCAGGAATTTAAGTCTACTTCGAG ATACAATAACTGTATTGAAGGAGAAGTTCTGGATAACAGCATGTCAATGTTAGATAACTATCAAATCGGAATCCTGACTTTTGGGGATGCATTCGGGATTTCAGTTGTTGTCATCCCATCCTGTTTGGACATCCCAATATTACCACTGATAGCTAAAGATTCTGTTGTCAGTAAGCCAGTATTTGTTCTTTATGATGGCGTAAAAGATGCTTTTTTCATTTTGGAAGAACAAATCCAAGGACCTTCTGAGCAAAATGAAATTCACTGCTCTTGTGGCAAAAACGACAAAGATTTGAAAAAAAGGTGTGTATACAATTACAGATGCAAGTGTTTTCGTGCAGGTATTGATTGTTCACTAAAGTGCACTTGTAAAGGTTGTCATAACAGCAGACCCAGCAAAGCTGGCCAGAAACGACGCCGGAGAACACAGCCTGTGCTCTCTTGTACTCCTGTTTGGTCATCCTTTGATTTTCTCCATCAAAGTGATTACACACCAGCTGCTGCTCCAGTAACTACGGTACAACATTTCCTCCTTGAAAGTTGCCTTTTTTTTCTATTGGATGAGCTGAAAAGTCCCTTCACAAATTTAGTTAATGGTTTTGTTTCCGAAAAACTTTTCATCCGTTACCAGCAAGCATGTAAAGACTTCGTCTCACTAGATTCTGaacttctccaacagctttctGCTCTTGAAAAGGTTTCACTTGAAAACTGGataaaaggaagaaaaagaaaaagtaaccAGATGCATCAACTTGTTACATCACTAGTTGTAGAAGAACCACAAACCTGA